One window of the Desulfobacterales bacterium genome contains the following:
- a CDS encoding arsenate reductase ArsC — translation MKPKVLFLCTGNSCRSQMAEGLLRHEAGDRYEVFSAGTRPSSVNTTAVDVMKEIGIDISRHSSKSVENMSSYEFDVVITVCDQARETCPIFPSKVSQFHWSFSDPDMAMGAREEIFQVFRLIRDQIRDKITRALTEGEL, via the coding sequence TTGAAACCAAAGGTATTGTTTTTATGCACGGGAAATTCCTGCCGATCCCAGATGGCCGAAGGCCTGCTGCGTCATGAGGCCGGAGACCGCTATGAGGTATTCAGCGCCGGCACCCGTCCGTCATCCGTGAATACGACAGCTGTTGATGTCATGAAGGAAATCGGTATCGACATATCACGTCACAGCTCAAAGTCCGTGGAGAATATGTCCTCGTACGAATTTGACGTCGTTATCACGGTCTGCGACCAGGCCAGGGAAACCTGCCCCATTTTTCCCTCTAAAGTGAGCCAGTTTCACTGGAGTTTTTCAGATCCTGACATGGCCATGGGAGCCCGGGAAGAAATTTTTCAGGTTTTCAGGCTGATACGCGATCAGATCCGGGACAAAATCACCCGAGCCCTGACCGAGGGGGAGCTTTGA
- the asnS gene encoding asparagine--tRNA ligase, whose protein sequence is MKRSKIVMLQRSERPSGNVLIKGWVKTKRDSKGFSFLEVNDGSCLANMQVIVSDQLANYEDIRKLTTGSAVSVAGALVASQGAGQSWEIQSAQVDIISGAPETYPLQKKRHSDEFLRTIAHLRPRTNKYGAAFRIRSELAYAIHTFFRDRGFYYVHTPILTGSDCEGAGEMFQVSSLNMENPPKKDQKIDYAQDFFGAPVNLTVSGQLSAEMFALALGDVYTFGPTFRAEQSNTRRHAAEFWMVEPEMAFCDLTGNMELAEEMIKYLVSFIMKHCSEDLKLFARFVDKSLMQTLENIISSDFIRLPYADAVDILAASGKTFDYAIGFGTDLQTEHERFLTEEHFKKPVIVYDYPKSIKPFYMRVNADGRTVRAMDVLVPGIGEIVGGSQREERLDVLEARMEEQGLNQSDYWWYLDSRRYGSVPHSGFGMGFERMLMLITGISNIRDVIPFPRTPDSIEF, encoded by the coding sequence ATGAAACGATCAAAAATTGTGATGCTTCAACGGTCAGAAAGGCCGTCCGGTAACGTACTCATCAAGGGATGGGTGAAAACCAAAAGGGATTCAAAGGGCTTTTCGTTTCTTGAAGTCAATGACGGCTCATGTCTTGCCAACATGCAGGTCATTGTCAGTGATCAATTGGCCAATTATGAAGATATCCGGAAGCTGACCACGGGATCTGCGGTTTCGGTCGCCGGGGCCCTGGTCGCCTCTCAGGGGGCGGGGCAGTCCTGGGAGATCCAGTCTGCGCAGGTCGATATTATCAGCGGTGCGCCGGAAACCTACCCGCTTCAGAAAAAACGGCACTCGGATGAGTTTTTGAGGACCATTGCCCATCTGCGCCCCCGGACCAATAAATACGGGGCCGCGTTCCGAATCCGGTCCGAACTGGCATATGCGATTCACACGTTTTTCAGGGATCGGGGGTTTTATTATGTTCATACGCCCATCCTTACGGGCTCTGACTGCGAGGGGGCCGGAGAGATGTTCCAAGTCTCCAGTCTGAATATGGAAAATCCCCCGAAAAAAGATCAGAAAATCGATTATGCCCAGGATTTTTTCGGCGCTCCGGTCAATTTGACGGTATCCGGGCAGCTGTCAGCGGAAATGTTTGCGCTGGCGCTTGGCGACGTGTACACCTTCGGCCCCACGTTCCGGGCCGAGCAGTCCAACACCCGGCGACATGCGGCCGAGTTCTGGATGGTCGAGCCGGAGATGGCCTTCTGTGATTTGACCGGCAACATGGAGCTGGCTGAAGAGATGATTAAATACCTCGTTTCGTTTATCATGAAACATTGTTCTGAGGATCTGAAACTTTTTGCCAGATTTGTGGACAAGTCGCTGATGCAGACGCTTGAGAACATAATCTCCTCGGACTTTATCCGCCTGCCGTATGCCGACGCGGTCGATATCCTGGCCGCATCCGGGAAAACATTTGATTATGCCATTGGATTCGGCACGGATCTTCAGACCGAGCATGAACGCTTTCTGACCGAAGAGCATTTTAAAAAACCGGTGATTGTCTATGATTATCCCAAAAGCATCAAACCTTTTTACATGCGCGTGAATGCGGACGGTCGAACCGTCCGGGCAATGGACGTTCTGGTGCCCGGGATCGGTGAGATTGTCGGCGGCAGCCAGCGTGAGGAGCGGCTGGATGTGCTGGAGGCGCGGATGGAGGAGCAGGGGCTGAACCAGTCCGACTACTGGTGGTATCTGGACTCCCGGCGATACGGCAGCGTGCCTCACAGCGGATTCGGGATGGGCTTTGAGCGAATGCTGATGCTGATAACCGGCATCAGCAATATCCGGGACGTGATCCCGTTTCCGAGAACACCGGACAGCATCGAGTTTTGA
- a CDS encoding TetR/AcrR family transcriptional regulator → MTSPSISRKKRLFLFHRQEILNAALSLFSKKGFHNVSMQEIATASEFAVGTLYNFFPNKNALYHALIEDISMQFYERLNAALDSPGIESDRIKAWLEEKIRLVEDNIEFVRLYFAETIGISFSLKAGLRKDIQSLQRNIIRKLETLFKNGIEKKMSGEFNPYQLAVSLDGMSNALIVEYLDHPGKPFPGADIIFSIFFSRIELKGAHPHD, encoded by the coding sequence ATGACATCCCCCTCCATTTCCAGGAAAAAACGACTGTTTCTGTTTCATCGCCAGGAAATCCTGAATGCCGCCCTGAGTCTTTTTTCAAAAAAAGGGTTTCACAATGTATCCATGCAGGAAATCGCAACAGCCTCGGAATTTGCCGTCGGAACGCTGTACAATTTTTTTCCGAACAAGAACGCGCTGTACCATGCGCTGATCGAAGATATATCCATGCAATTTTACGAACGCCTGAACGCGGCTCTCGACAGCCCCGGCATCGAATCCGACAGAATAAAGGCGTGGCTGGAAGAAAAAATCAGGCTCGTCGAAGACAATATCGAATTTGTGCGCCTGTATTTTGCCGAAACCATTGGCATCAGCTTCAGCCTGAAAGCAGGGCTGAGAAAAGACATCCAGTCGCTGCAACGGAACATTATCCGGAAACTCGAAACTCTCTTTAAAAACGGCATCGAAAAAAAAATGTCCGGTGAATTTAATCCCTATCAGCTTGCTGTTTCCCTTGACGGCATGTCAAACGCACTGATTGTAGAATATCTCGACCATCCTGGAAAACCATTTCCGGGGGCGGACATCATTTTTTCTATTTTTTTCAGCCGGATTGAACTCAAAGGAGCCCATCCACATGACTAA
- a CDS encoding efflux RND transporter permease subunit has product MNPAEFSLKHKTFIVCSIIFMLIGGLYAYFKLGKLEDPKFSVKTAVVVTRYPGASPGEVEQQVTDTIEKAVQQLGELDYIRSISRAGASIIFVDIKESCRADKLPQIWDELRRKIHDIQPQLPPGASPPEVRDDFGDVYGIFLALTGDGFSTAELKDYATILQRELLMVEDVARVELWGVQRECIYVDISRSRLSELRIRPEQIVATLRDQNMIIDPGSVDLGTQRIRLAPSGTFDTTAAIGDLVISGPESTDLVLLKDIADIRRGYLTPPLTLMRYNGKPGIGIAISTISGGNVIAMGDAVKKRLSQLMLDFPTGIDIGTISYQSETVRESVNTFIINLAESVAIVIGVLLLAMGLRSGLLIGGGLILSILGSFIVMMFMGIDLQRTSLGALIIAMGMLVDNAIVVTEGSLVRLQMGEDRRTAAIAPATDTAWPLLAATLVAILAFIPIKLSNRAVGEYCESLFQVVGISLFISWILAMTATPVFCERFLRIKPSRQTSDPYAGRTFQLYKRLLETSLHRKMVVLVLIPVMLAASGYGLRYVKKIFFPQSTRAQFMVDYWLPEGSRIQSVSDDLKTAEAFLMKFPEVVSIGTCIGSGPPRFYLPYEPELINPAYGQMIVNVTSRESIGKIAPAVEQYVKAQFPQAEPRIRLYPLGPSTEFKIEARFSGPDPVLLRDLSEKAKAVMAENLHTKDVRDDWRQRVKLWVPEFSQPRARRAYVSRQHVAASLRQMTTGAPVGFYREDDELMPILVGTPEQEKKDLDNLSNTPVWGFGPKSLPLAQVVSRVAIEWEDPIIQRRNRRPTITAQCDPIGEITATEVLSEIRPGIEAIVLPRGYTLEWGGEHEKSIQSQTSVYEKLPVALIPMILIVVALFNGIRQTLIIFLILPLSVIGITVGLIVTRQPFGFMAMLGALSLIGMLIKNAVVLLDQIESEIRSGTAAYDAVVKSCVSRMRPVLMASVTTIFGMAPLLADPMFSAMAVTIMSGLLFATLLTLIVVPILYALFYNIDCNPGV; this is encoded by the coding sequence GTGAATCCTGCCGAATTTTCCCTCAAACACAAAACCTTTATTGTTTGCAGTATCATCTTTATGCTGATCGGCGGCCTGTATGCCTATTTTAAGCTGGGCAAACTGGAAGATCCGAAATTCAGCGTCAAAACGGCCGTGGTCGTCACCCGGTACCCCGGCGCCTCCCCCGGAGAGGTCGAGCAGCAGGTGACCGACACCATCGAAAAAGCCGTCCAGCAACTCGGGGAACTGGACTACATCCGTTCCATTTCAAGGGCCGGGGCATCGATTATCTTTGTTGATATCAAGGAATCCTGCCGGGCCGACAAACTGCCCCAGATCTGGGATGAGCTTCGCCGCAAAATTCATGACATCCAGCCGCAGCTGCCACCTGGCGCGAGCCCCCCTGAGGTGAGGGATGATTTCGGCGATGTATACGGAATTTTTCTGGCCCTGACCGGGGACGGATTTTCAACTGCCGAACTCAAAGACTATGCCACGATCCTCCAACGGGAACTGCTGATGGTTGAAGATGTTGCCCGGGTGGAACTGTGGGGCGTCCAGCGCGAATGCATTTATGTGGACATTTCCCGAAGCCGGCTCTCCGAGCTGCGTATCCGACCCGAACAGATTGTCGCCACCCTCCGGGACCAGAACATGATCATCGATCCGGGGTCTGTGGATCTGGGCACTCAGCGGATTCGCCTGGCCCCTTCCGGCACGTTTGACACCACGGCTGCCATCGGCGATCTGGTCATATCCGGCCCGGAATCAACCGACCTGGTTCTGCTCAAAGACATCGCGGACATCCGCCGGGGGTATCTGACCCCGCCACTCACACTGATGCGCTATAACGGCAAACCCGGTATCGGCATTGCCATTTCAACGATATCCGGCGGAAACGTCATCGCCATGGGAGATGCTGTAAAAAAACGACTCAGCCAGCTCATGCTGGATTTTCCCACCGGAATCGATATCGGAACCATATCATATCAGTCGGAAACCGTCCGGGAATCCGTCAATACGTTCATCATCAATCTGGCTGAATCCGTCGCCATTGTAATCGGCGTGCTGCTGCTGGCCATGGGACTGAGAAGCGGTCTTCTGATCGGTGGCGGTCTGATTCTGTCCATACTGGGCAGCTTCATTGTCATGATGTTCATGGGTATCGACCTTCAGCGGACATCTTTGGGAGCATTGATCATTGCCATGGGCATGCTGGTGGACAATGCCATTGTCGTTACCGAAGGATCGCTGGTTCGGCTGCAGATGGGAGAAGACCGCCGAACAGCAGCCATAGCGCCGGCTACGGATACAGCCTGGCCGCTTCTGGCCGCGACCCTGGTGGCCATTTTAGCCTTTATTCCCATCAAACTGTCGAACCGGGCCGTAGGCGAATACTGCGAAAGCCTGTTTCAGGTGGTCGGCATATCGCTGTTTATCAGCTGGATTCTGGCTATGACCGCAACCCCGGTGTTCTGTGAACGGTTTTTACGCATCAAGCCCTCCAGACAGACATCCGACCCCTATGCCGGACGGACATTTCAGCTGTACAAACGGCTTCTTGAAACCTCGCTTCACCGCAAAATGGTTGTACTCGTACTGATACCGGTGATGCTGGCCGCATCCGGATACGGATTACGGTACGTGAAAAAAATCTTTTTCCCACAGTCAACCCGGGCTCAGTTCATGGTGGATTACTGGCTTCCGGAGGGCAGCCGGATCCAAAGCGTATCCGACGACCTTAAAACCGCCGAAGCGTTTCTGATGAAATTTCCCGAAGTCGTCAGCATCGGCACCTGTATCGGATCAGGGCCACCCCGGTTTTATCTGCCGTACGAGCCCGAGCTGATCAATCCGGCCTACGGGCAGATGATCGTCAATGTCACGTCACGGGAATCGATCGGCAAAATCGCCCCGGCCGTTGAACAGTATGTCAAGGCGCAGTTCCCCCAGGCCGAACCCCGAATCCGGCTGTATCCGCTGGGACCGTCGACAGAATTCAAAATCGAAGCCCGGTTCAGCGGTCCGGACCCGGTCCTGCTCCGGGACCTGTCGGAAAAGGCAAAAGCCGTAATGGCAGAAAACCTTCATACCAAAGATGTCCGTGACGACTGGAGACAGCGGGTGAAATTGTGGGTTCCGGAATTTTCACAACCCAGGGCCCGGCGCGCGTATGTCTCCCGTCAGCACGTGGCAGCGTCTTTGCGCCAGATGACCACCGGAGCACCCGTCGGTTTTTACCGTGAAGACGATGAACTGATGCCCATACTGGTCGGGACACCGGAACAGGAAAAAAAAGATCTGGACAATCTGTCCAACACGCCGGTATGGGGATTCGGTCCAAAAAGTCTTCCGCTGGCTCAGGTGGTAAGCCGTGTAGCCATTGAATGGGAGGACCCGATCATCCAGCGAAGAAACCGGAGACCCACCATTACCGCACAGTGTGATCCCATTGGAGAGATCACCGCTACCGAAGTACTGAGCGAAATCCGCCCCGGCATCGAGGCCATTGTCCTTCCCCGCGGCTATACGCTCGAATGGGGTGGTGAGCATGAGAAATCGATTCAGTCGCAAACATCCGTGTATGAAAAGCTTCCCGTGGCGCTGATTCCGATGATCCTGATTGTGGTCGCCCTGTTCAACGGAATTCGCCAGACGCTGATTATTTTCCTGATACTGCCCCTGTCCGTGATCGGAATTACCGTCGGCCTGATAGTCACCCGGCAGCCGTTCGGCTTCATGGCGATGTTAGGGGCCCTGAGTCTTATTGGCATGCTGATCAAAAATGCCGTCGTACTGCTGGACCAGATCGAATCGGAAATCCGTTCCGGAACCGCTGCCTATGACGCCGTTGTCAAATCCTGTGTAAGCCGCATGCGACCGGTCCTCATGGCATCGGTTACCACCATCTTCGGAATGGCGCCCCTACTGGCTGACCCCATGTTTAGCGCCATGGCCGTGACTATCATGTCCGGGCTGCTGTTTGCAACCCTGCTGACCCTGATTGTCGTTCCGATCCTGTATGCATTGTTTTATAACATTGACTGTAACCCCGGTGTCTGA
- a CDS encoding efflux RND transporter periplasmic adaptor subunit — translation MNTQYTLTRFFLQTIILLTALCPFFFNIAAHAADDTASRPARAVKVMQIKRVSENKVLSFPGISNASREVKLSFRVSGPVQALPVKIGQHVHQGEMIARIDPRDYQLAISRLEAAMDEAGANLSAMRHGARKQDILALNAKLSAAKAKQAEATLMYRRYDALYKEKAVAKAVLDNANSSFEAAAAQTEAITQELEKARQGSRQEEIDAMNARLSGIRSQLNQARNALSDTVLSAPFSGYISQKLIENFETVRAGQPIVLFLDVSQIEVTVGIPEELVVQKSAFQDFSCEFDTYPGKRFAAVLKEIGKKPRPSNQTYPVTVTIQPGADTARLQPGMAATLRFSVPSEKEHRPIILPVEAVVNEGGKTSFVWIYTPETASVSSRPVTLGQMLTDGIEIIEGLEPDQWVVIAGASYLKPDETVRAVQARTDRQGGSQL, via the coding sequence ATGAACACACAATACACGCTTACCCGGTTCTTCTTACAGACAATCATACTATTAACGGCTCTCTGCCCGTTTTTTTTTAATATCGCCGCCCATGCAGCTGATGACACCGCTTCCCGGCCGGCACGGGCAGTAAAAGTCATGCAGATCAAACGCGTTTCCGAGAACAAGGTTCTGTCTTTCCCCGGAATCAGCAATGCCAGCCGGGAGGTCAAACTGTCATTTCGTGTCAGCGGCCCGGTTCAGGCCCTGCCCGTTAAGATCGGGCAGCATGTCCACCAGGGGGAGATGATTGCACGAATCGACCCGAGAGATTACCAGCTGGCCATTTCCCGACTCGAAGCAGCAATGGATGAGGCGGGTGCCAACCTGTCGGCCATGCGCCATGGTGCCAGAAAACAGGATATCCTGGCGCTGAACGCCAAACTTTCGGCGGCAAAGGCAAAGCAGGCCGAGGCCACGTTGATGTATCGCCGGTACGACGCCCTGTATAAAGAAAAAGCGGTAGCCAAAGCCGTTTTAGACAATGCGAACTCCTCTTTTGAAGCGGCTGCAGCCCAGACCGAAGCCATTACTCAGGAACTTGAAAAAGCCCGACAGGGATCGCGGCAGGAAGAGATCGATGCCATGAACGCCCGTCTGTCGGGAATCAGATCTCAACTGAACCAGGCCCGGAACGCGCTTTCGGACACGGTCCTCAGTGCGCCGTTTTCCGGATACATTTCACAGAAACTGATCGAAAATTTTGAAACGGTCCGCGCCGGCCAGCCTATCGTACTTTTTCTGGATGTATCTCAAATCGAGGTCACGGTAGGCATCCCTGAAGAACTCGTTGTTCAGAAATCGGCTTTTCAGGACTTTTCCTGCGAATTTGACACATATCCCGGCAAACGATTTGCTGCCGTGCTCAAAGAAATCGGTAAAAAGCCCCGGCCCTCGAACCAGACATACCCTGTAACCGTAACCATCCAGCCGGGAGCCGATACTGCCCGTCTGCAACCGGGCATGGCGGCCACACTGAGATTCAGCGTCCCGTCAGAAAAAGAGCACCGGCCGATCATCCTTCCGGTGGAAGCCGTCGTAAACGAAGGGGGAAAAACCAGTTTTGTCTGGATCTACACCCCCGAAACCGCCTCAGTATCATCCCGGCCCGTCACACTCGGACAAATGCTGACAGATGGCATTGAAATCATCGAAGGGCTTGAGCCGGATCAGTGGGTAGTGATCGCCGGCGCCAGCTATCTGAAACCGGATGAAACCGTCCGGGCCGTCCAGGCCCGAACCGACCGGCAGGGAGGAAGCCAGCTGTGA
- a CDS encoding Do family serine endopeptidase, with translation MKRPIRFPWMKPSVICLLLLSVIMMRPPAAHSTDYSRETPVVKAVRSVSPAVVNISTEIEVRRRASPFSGFGMDPLFEEFFKDFFDPGYEQKYNRTSLGSGVIIDGAKGYILTNAHVISKTGKIRAVLNDEREFEVQVVGADPDSDLAVLRIVSSTALPDIQMGNSDDLMIGETVIAIGNPFGFSNTVTTGVISALKRSIRTEDRVYHEFIQTDASINPGNSGGPLLNINGELIGINTAIYAKAQGIGFAIPINKARKIVSDLIRYGEVVAAWIGVTVQDVDPRLAQYMNLPAPGGVLIREVEKNGPGGKAGLQNGDIILSIGNQPLFSSEDYRTAMRHYAAGDPVSINLWRNGKKKTITATASIFPLELAKGLASRLMGITVEDLTIPNRSRFRIQVKDGALITEIHRQSYLAGIGVQPGDVIRQLDDITIRTVEDFEKAIVRYRQKPSVVILLQRGDQQYYITINF, from the coding sequence ATGAAACGCCCGATCCGGTTCCCATGGATGAAGCCATCCGTTATTTGTCTGCTCCTGCTGTCTGTCATTATGATGCGCCCGCCTGCGGCCCACAGCACTGATTATTCCCGTGAAACTCCCGTGGTAAAAGCGGTGAGAAGCGTCAGCCCGGCCGTGGTCAACATCAGCACCGAAATCGAAGTCCGCCGACGGGCCTCCCCCTTTTCCGGTTTCGGCATGGATCCGTTATTTGAAGAATTTTTCAAAGACTTTTTCGATCCGGGATACGAACAAAAGTACAACCGGACCAGCCTTGGATCCGGGGTCATCATTGACGGGGCAAAAGGATACATCCTCACCAATGCCCATGTGATATCCAAAACCGGAAAAATCAGGGCCGTATTAAACGACGAACGGGAATTTGAAGTCCAGGTGGTCGGGGCCGATCCCGATTCGGATCTGGCCGTGCTGCGCATCGTCTCATCCACAGCCCTGCCGGATATTCAGATGGGAAATTCCGATGACCTGATGATCGGCGAAACCGTCATTGCCATCGGCAACCCCTTCGGCTTTTCCAACACGGTGACCACCGGTGTCATCAGCGCCCTGAAACGCAGCATCCGGACTGAAGACAGGGTCTATCATGAATTCATCCAGACCGATGCCTCCATCAACCCGGGAAACAGCGGCGGGCCGCTTTTAAATATCAACGGGGAACTGATCGGGATCAATACCGCTATTTATGCAAAAGCACAGGGAATCGGCTTTGCAATTCCGATCAATAAGGCCCGCAAAATCGTATCCGACCTGATCCGCTACGGAGAAGTCGTTGCCGCATGGATCGGCGTCACGGTTCAGGACGTGGACCCGCGGCTGGCCCAGTACATGAATCTTCCGGCACCAGGCGGTGTACTCATCAGAGAGGTGGAAAAAAACGGCCCGGGCGGAAAAGCAGGGCTTCAAAACGGAGATATCATTCTTTCAATCGGAAACCAGCCCCTGTTTTCATCCGAAGATTACCGCACGGCCATGCGGCATTACGCCGCCGGAGATCCCGTATCCATCAACCTGTGGAGAAACGGTAAGAAAAAAACCATCACCGCCACCGCATCAATTTTCCCCCTGGAACTGGCCAAAGGCCTTGCCTCCCGGCTGATGGGTATCACCGTAGAGGACCTGACGATTCCCAACCGTTCCCGTTTCCGGATACAGGTTAAAGACGGGGCACTGATAACAGAAATCCACAGGCAATCCTACCTTGCCGGCATCGGAGTTCAACCCGGCGACGTCATCCGGCAACTGGACGATATCACCATCCGCACCGTGGAAGATTTTGAAAAAGCCATTGTCAGATACCGGCAAAAACCCTCCGTGGTGATTTTGCTGCAGCGAGGCGACCAACAGTACTATATTACCATCAACTTCTGA
- a CDS encoding response regulator transcription factor: protein MSNEKILIVDDEEDILELVKYNFDREGYQTLCAENGEEALILVGSQQPDLIILDLMLPGMNGLEITKALKRQSDTRHIPIIMLTARGEESDIVKGLELGADDYITKPFSPKVLLARARAVIRRQAKTASGEISVLQVQGITIDAGKRSVHMEGIPVDLTYSEFQILNVLAKRPGWVFTRSQIIDSVRGDDYAVTDRSVDVQIVGLRKKLGTRGKLIETIRGVGYRFRETP from the coding sequence ATGTCGAATGAAAAAATCCTGATCGTTGATGACGAAGAAGATATACTGGAACTGGTCAAATATAATTTCGACAGAGAAGGATATCAGACCCTGTGTGCCGAAAACGGAGAAGAAGCCCTCATCCTGGTCGGTTCCCAACAGCCGGATCTGATCATCCTCGACCTGATGCTTCCCGGCATGAACGGTCTGGAGATCACAAAGGCATTGAAACGGCAGTCAGACACCCGGCACATCCCCATCATCATGCTCACTGCCAGGGGAGAGGAATCGGATATTGTCAAAGGCCTTGAACTCGGAGCCGATGATTACATCACCAAACCGTTCAGCCCGAAGGTCCTGCTCGCCCGTGCCAGAGCCGTCATCCGGCGTCAGGCAAAAACCGCCTCGGGTGAAATTTCCGTACTTCAGGTTCAGGGCATCACCATAGACGCCGGAAAACGAAGTGTCCACATGGAAGGTATCCCGGTTGACCTGACCTACTCCGAATTTCAGATACTGAATGTCCTTGCCAAACGCCCCGGTTGGGTGTTTACGCGGTCACAGATCATAGACTCGGTTCGGGGTGACGATTACGCGGTGACGGACCGCTCTGTGGATGTCCAGATCGTCGGCTTGAGAAAAAAACTCGGGACCCGCGGCAAACTCATTGAAACCATACGGGGCGTCGGATACCGATTCAGGGAAACCCCATGA
- a CDS encoding TolC family protein: protein MTKTAAAFSSMLIWIMASLPGSAAAQPPAIAQLSLSRAIKIAISDNPVISEYDENQKRAEEETKSARSDFFPKASLAYSYTGLNETPYLQGLGQKLNVSHKDLFHWNFTLTQPLFTGFALSSRYRLSRLAGGAAEMEKVLIAQTITQQVNTAYFNVLQTEKLLQVAEEAVASLTSHAADAEKFYHQGLIPYNDLLRSQVALADAVQNMEKARAGAGISVSALNTLLNRDLNHQTTVEDIGTLPQVTDTLPQLIEMAIANRPELKLLHQALDQSDAGIRIARSAYYPTVALVGRYEQNGKDAAATINDYSNRYNSSVTLLAEWTIFEWGKTRADVSAYRHRKQSLVKTLEDTENQIRLQTKQAYLNLQVAGRNIETATASLTQARENCRITDLQYRQQMATSTDVLDARTFMTRAQTNHYSALYGYMIYLGDLENAVGGKIVDCP from the coding sequence ATGACTAAAACAGCCGCTGCATTCAGTTCAATGCTGATATGGATCATGGCGAGCCTGCCGGGCTCTGCTGCTGCGCAACCGCCTGCCATAGCTCAGCTGTCTTTATCCCGGGCCATAAAAATAGCCATATCGGACAACCCGGTGATCAGCGAATATGATGAAAACCAGAAACGAGCGGAAGAAGAAACCAAAAGCGCCAGATCCGATTTTTTCCCGAAAGCATCGCTGGCCTATTCATACACGGGGCTGAATGAAACCCCGTATTTGCAAGGACTGGGGCAAAAGCTCAATGTCTCCCATAAAGATCTGTTCCACTGGAATTTTACCCTCACCCAGCCACTTTTTACCGGCTTTGCCCTGTCCAGCCGATACCGGCTGTCCAGACTGGCCGGAGGGGCGGCAGAAATGGAAAAAGTCCTGATCGCCCAAACGATCACCCAGCAGGTAAATACCGCCTACTTTAACGTTCTGCAGACCGAAAAGCTTCTGCAGGTCGCCGAAGAAGCGGTGGCCAGCCTGACATCCCATGCGGCAGATGCTGAGAAATTCTATCATCAAGGCCTGATCCCATACAACGATCTGCTCCGGTCGCAGGTCGCCCTGGCAGATGCCGTTCAAAACATGGAAAAGGCACGGGCCGGAGCCGGCATCTCTGTATCGGCATTAAACACTCTGCTGAACCGGGACCTGAATCACCAGACAACGGTTGAAGATATCGGCACACTGCCTCAGGTGACCGACACCTTGCCACAACTGATCGAAATGGCCATCGCCAACCGTCCCGAGCTCAAGCTGCTTCACCAGGCTCTGGATCAGTCGGATGCGGGCATCCGGATCGCCCGAAGTGCCTATTACCCGACTGTCGCATTGGTAGGGCGCTATGAGCAAAACGGTAAGGATGCAGCGGCCACCATCAATGACTACAGCAACCGATACAATTCGAGTGTCACACTTCTGGCCGAATGGACAATATTTGAATGGGGCAAAACACGGGCGGATGTATCCGCTTACCGGCACCGGAAACAATCCCTGGTCAAAACCCTTGAAGACACCGAAAACCAGATACGGCTTCAAACAAAACAGGCATACCTGAATCTTCAGGTTGCCGGCAGAAACATCGAGACAGCAACGGCATCCCTGACTCAGGCCAGAGAAAACTGCCGGATAACGGATCTGCAATACCGGCAGCAGATGGCAACGTCCACGGATGTTCTCGATGCCAGGACATTTATGACCCGGGCCCAGACCAATCATTACAGCGCCCTGTACGGGTATATGATTTATCTGGGGGATCTGGAAAACGCCGTGGGGGGAAAAATAGTTGATTGCCCATAG